In one window of Leptospirillum ferriphilum DNA:
- a CDS encoding transglycosylase SLT domain-containing protein has protein sequence MSIRKRTGKILALVSPVFLLAAGCSTTHTGSADTSGPVSMTVTPPAIPSPPPNQIAKPPVTLSKSATGTALPPASTVPGAPKPLEKPFFMRVPDDPSIEWYDTYFQSVARNHFALWLSRSTEYLPMMKSVFREEGLPEDLVYLSLIESGFSPRAYSYSRAAGLWQFMRGTGRKYGLKINAWIDQRRDPVLSTRAAAKYLKDLYTEFHSWSLALAAYNAGEGKVANAVADTGTKDYWEIRNSNTLSNETKDYVPKFLAAVRIAKDPSRYGFDNIDYRSPLETETATLQHPAEIRVLAKAAGVTIRKFREMNPEFTRWATPPHMAPISLNVPMGKKEDFLANISRLPHMSQRNLYADVDGGVHTIRPGESLWTIARRYHVSMQALMNANGLSSSSVIHTGKRINIPVSSYASNHSRHIRGHGASGHWMRHRIRRGESLFALAKRFRTTISAIRSKNHLFGRTYLREGQMIMVPAR, from the coding sequence TTGTCCATACGAAAACGAACGGGAAAGATTCTGGCACTTGTATCGCCTGTATTTCTCCTTGCAGCAGGTTGTTCAACCACTCATACAGGTTCTGCCGATACGTCCGGCCCCGTGTCCATGACGGTCACACCGCCTGCCATCCCCAGCCCTCCACCCAACCAGATTGCAAAACCACCGGTCACGCTCTCAAAATCGGCGACCGGTACTGCTCTTCCGCCCGCTTCGACCGTCCCAGGTGCTCCCAAACCGCTGGAAAAGCCTTTTTTCATGCGTGTTCCGGACGATCCGAGCATCGAATGGTACGACACCTACTTCCAGTCCGTTGCCAGGAATCACTTCGCTCTCTGGCTTTCGCGCTCGACAGAGTATTTGCCCATGATGAAATCTGTTTTCCGGGAAGAAGGCCTGCCGGAGGATCTCGTGTACTTGTCCCTGATCGAAAGCGGATTCAGTCCGAGGGCATATTCATACTCGCGTGCGGCGGGACTGTGGCAATTCATGCGGGGTACGGGACGCAAGTATGGTCTCAAAATCAATGCCTGGATTGATCAGAGAAGGGATCCTGTCCTTTCCACCCGGGCAGCAGCGAAATACCTGAAGGACCTTTATACGGAATTCCACTCCTGGAGCCTCGCACTGGCGGCATACAACGCGGGGGAAGGGAAGGTTGCCAACGCGGTTGCGGACACCGGAACGAAGGATTATTGGGAAATTCGAAATTCGAACACGCTCTCGAACGAGACCAAGGATTATGTTCCCAAATTCCTGGCTGCCGTCCGGATTGCCAAGGATCCTTCCCGCTACGGGTTTGACAATATTGATTACCGGTCTCCTCTGGAGACGGAAACGGCCACTCTTCAGCATCCGGCGGAAATCCGGGTTCTGGCAAAAGCGGCTGGAGTCACGATCCGAAAATTCCGGGAAATGAACCCGGAATTCACTCGGTGGGCGACTCCTCCCCACATGGCGCCGATTTCCCTGAATGTTCCGATGGGCAAAAAGGAAGATTTTCTTGCGAATATATCCCGCCTTCCCCATATGTCCCAACGCAATCTCTATGCCGATGTTGACGGTGGTGTGCACACCATTCGACCGGGAGAGTCTCTCTGGACAATTGCCCGCCGCTACCACGTGTCCATGCAGGCGTTGATGAACGCGAACGGACTGTCAAGTTCTTCCGTCATTCATACCGGAAAACGCATCAATATTCCTGTTTCCTCCTACGCATCAAACCACTCTCGCCATATCAGGGGACACGGGGCGTCCGGCCACTGGATGCGCCACAGAATCCGTCGGGGAGAATCCCTCTTTGCCCTTGCGAAACGCTTCCGGACAACCATATCGGCTATCCGGAGCAAGAACCATCTGTTTGGCCGAACGTATCTTCGGGAAGGCCAAATGATCATGGTACCAGCTAGGTAA
- a CDS encoding glycogen synthase, whose product MNIRKNIQRQLKILFLSSEVSPFLKSGGLADVAGALPEALYRLAPGEIDIRVLTTGFGGIRHTSGISFQKEFLFSFPGGKGDAEVFQAGSRPDPDGLRVTFLDPLRLFDRPGLYGEDGVDYPDNFRRFVLWSYAIREWMREESFHPDIVHGNDWQTGLFLALLEYWKKTGRDPWTTRSLFTIHNLAYKGLFPLEDLPLTGLSPDYGHFSRLEFYGKLAFIKGGICCADRVTTVSPTYREEILFEPLGEGLSGALRERGENFLGILNGIDDRVWDPETDPALERRFSVNDLSGRTENRRSLLEQFSLPELSGVPVFGMVTRLAEQKGVDLALGAIRSLLDEGIDFRMIILGSGTPELEKQALDVARNTPGKVAVRIGFDDALARRIFAGSDFFLMPSRFEPCGLSQMYAMRYGAIPLVNPTGGLKDTVDPSRTGLWLEELSVKGVADGMKKAIQLYAKKSLFRQFVLHAMRTDNSWKERAKEYLEAYDRLFDNR is encoded by the coding sequence TTGAATATCCGGAAAAATATCCAGAGGCAATTAAAAATTCTCTTCCTTTCATCGGAAGTTTCTCCCTTTTTGAAAAGCGGAGGATTGGCCGATGTGGCCGGGGCCCTTCCCGAAGCCCTTTACAGACTTGCTCCGGGAGAGATCGATATTCGTGTCCTGACAACGGGCTTTGGAGGAATTCGTCATACATCCGGGATCTCTTTCCAAAAAGAGTTTCTTTTTTCCTTTCCAGGAGGAAAAGGGGATGCCGAAGTGTTCCAAGCCGGATCCCGTCCGGATCCGGACGGCCTCCGGGTGACTTTTCTGGATCCCCTCCGGCTTTTTGACAGACCCGGTCTTTATGGAGAAGACGGAGTGGATTACCCGGACAACTTCCGTCGATTTGTCTTATGGAGCTATGCGATCCGGGAATGGATGCGGGAAGAATCCTTCCATCCCGATATTGTCCATGGGAATGACTGGCAAACCGGTCTGTTTCTGGCGCTTCTGGAGTATTGGAAAAAGACAGGACGAGATCCCTGGACAACCCGCTCTCTTTTTACGATTCACAATCTAGCCTACAAAGGGCTCTTTCCCCTGGAGGATCTGCCTCTGACAGGGCTTTCTCCGGATTATGGCCATTTTTCCCGGCTTGAGTTCTACGGGAAACTTGCCTTTATCAAAGGTGGCATCTGTTGCGCCGACAGGGTCACGACCGTCAGCCCCACCTACCGGGAGGAAATTCTCTTTGAACCCCTTGGAGAAGGACTGAGCGGTGCCCTGCGGGAAAGAGGGGAGAATTTTCTGGGCATTCTGAATGGCATCGATGATCGGGTCTGGGATCCCGAGACCGATCCCGCTCTCGAGCGAAGGTTCTCCGTGAATGACCTCTCCGGAAGAACGGAAAACAGGCGCTCCCTTCTCGAACAGTTCTCTCTCCCCGAGCTGTCCGGCGTTCCCGTGTTCGGAATGGTCACACGCCTGGCAGAGCAGAAAGGCGTGGATCTGGCTCTGGGTGCCATCCGGTCTCTTCTTGATGAAGGGATCGATTTCCGAATGATCATTTTGGGATCAGGGACACCGGAACTTGAAAAACAAGCTCTTGATGTTGCCAGGAACACTCCCGGAAAAGTAGCGGTCCGGATCGGGTTCGACGATGCACTCGCCCGCCGGATTTTTGCCGGGTCGGATTTCTTCCTCATGCCATCCCGATTCGAACCTTGCGGACTTTCCCAGATGTATGCCATGCGGTATGGAGCGATTCCCCTCGTCAATCCGACCGGAGGTTTGAAGGACACAGTCGATCCGTCCCGAACCGGTCTCTGGCTTGAAGAGCTTTCCGTAAAAGGGGTTGCGGACGGGATGAAAAAAGCGATTCAGCTGTATGCGAAGAAGAGCCTCTTCCGGCAATTTGTCTTACACGCGATGCGGACGGACAACTCCTGGAAGGAAAGGGCGAAAGAGTACCTCGAAGCTTACGACCGGTTATTCGACAATCGCTAA
- a CDS encoding Crp/Fnr family transcriptional regulator gives MTNPESSDLHQAFQSVDLFKFLKAEELETLEKIVRLRNYRSGQKIIQEFDRGMELFVIVSGSVKISTEDVEGREIIVSIAYPSDFFGEIALLDDDTRSATVTAIEPTTVLSIEKNDFLRFFVAYPEFALRMLAVMGQRIRKTDEKLIHMAFADSFAKIARTLLTIYEKEGVQSNGSLPYIHDRFTRQELASLSGVSRETVSRSLGAFIQAELIRIADNRIYILNENKLRRESLGSFS, from the coding sequence ATGACCAATCCTGAATCATCCGATCTTCACCAGGCTTTTCAGTCCGTTGACCTTTTCAAGTTTCTTAAAGCTGAAGAACTCGAAACACTGGAAAAAATCGTCCGGCTCCGGAATTACCGCTCGGGGCAAAAAATTATCCAGGAATTCGACCGGGGGATGGAGCTTTTTGTCATTGTGTCGGGGTCTGTGAAGATTTCCACGGAAGATGTGGAAGGACGCGAGATCATTGTTTCGATTGCCTACCCTTCGGATTTCTTTGGAGAAATCGCTCTCCTGGATGACGATACGCGAAGTGCGACCGTCACGGCGATCGAGCCGACAACAGTCCTTTCCATTGAAAAAAATGATTTTCTGCGATTTTTTGTCGCCTATCCGGAGTTTGCCCTCCGGATGCTGGCCGTCATGGGACAACGGATCAGAAAAACGGACGAGAAATTGATCCATATGGCGTTTGCAGACTCCTTTGCCAAGATTGCCCGGACGCTTCTGACCATTTATGAAAAGGAGGGTGTCCAGTCGAATGGGAGCCTTCCATACATCCATGACCGCTTCACACGCCAGGAGCTGGCATCCCTGTCCGGGGTCTCACGGGAAACGGTTTCACGGTCCCTGGGGGCGTTCATCCAGGCAGAACTGATCCGGATCGCGGACAACCGCATCTATATTCTGAACGAAAACAAGCTGAGACGGGAGAGTCTCGGAAGCTTCTCCTGA